In Peromyscus eremicus chromosome 15, PerEre_H2_v1, whole genome shotgun sequence, a genomic segment contains:
- the Shisa4 gene encoding protein shisa-4, with translation MPPAGPRGAAPLAAVVLLVLGTPLALASEDCLWYLDRNGSWHPGFDCEFFTFCCGTCYQRYCCRDLTLLITERQQKHCLAFSPKTIAGIASAVILFVAVVATTICCFLCSCCYLYRRRQQLQSPFEGQEIPMTGIPMQPVYQYAPDPKAGPAPPQPGFMYPPSGPAPQYPLYPAGPPIYNPAAPPPYMPPQPSYPGA, from the exons ATGCCGCCCGCGGGGCCCCGCGGGGCCGCGCCGCTGGCTGCTGTCGTCCTACTGGTGCTGGGGACTCCTTTGG CGCTAGCGAGCGAAGACTGCTTGTGGTATCTGGACCGGAATGGCTCCTGGCATCCGGGATTTGACTGCGAGTTCTTCACCTTCTGCTGCGGGACCTGCTACCAGCGGTACTGCTGCAGGGATCTGACCTTACTCATCACCGAGAGACAGCAGAAACACTGCCTGGCCTTCAG TCCCAAGACCATAGCAGGCATCGCCTCTGCCGTGATCCTCTTTGTTGCTGTGGTTGCCACGACCATCTGCTGTTTCCTCTGTTCCTGTTGCTACCTGTACCGAAGGCGCCAGCAGCTCCAGAGCCCATTTGAAG GCCAGGAGATTCCAATGACAGGCATCCCAATGCAGCCAGTATACCAATATGCCCCGGACCCCAAAGCTGGTCCTGCACCTCCACAACCTGGTTTCATGTACCCACCTAGTGGTCCTGCTCCTCAGTATCCTCTCTACCCAGCTGGGCCCCCAATCTACAACCCTGCAG CTCCTCCCCCCTACATGCCACCACAGCCCTCTTATCCAGGAGCCTGA